TTGCAATCACGCTTTGTTTTGTTAAAAGATATTTTTGATGAGTTAAGCTTTAGTGATACAAAAACCAAAGAAGGGTTTGAAATCACTGGAAATTTTACCCAAGATATCATCATACACAAAGCTTATAAAGAATTAGAAAATTTAGGATTTTCTAATGAATTAAATGAATTTTTTAAAGACAAAAGTTTAAAACTTATCAAAAATATTCCCATAGGTGGAGGTCTTGGCGGAAGCAGTACTGATGCGGTGACATTTTTACTTATGGTTAACGAAACTTTAAATTTAAAACTTAGTCAACAACAACTTGAACAAATCTGCCAAAAACTCGGTTCTGATTTAATCTTTTTTTTAAGTGGGTATAATAGTGCAAATGTTAGCGGTTGTGGTGAGATTGTAGAATATTTTGAAGATGATTTTAGCCAACTTGATTTTACTTTTCCGGCTATTGAGTGTTCAAGTGCCAAAGTATATAAAGCATTTGATGAAAGCCCATATGATTTAAAAGCGAATTTAAATTTGACCAAAACACTTAAAACACTCAAAACAAGTGAAATTTTAGAGTATAAAAATACTGATTTAAACGACTTATTTGCTCCTTGTGTAAAAATTTATCCTAAAATGCAAACATTTCTTAATGAGGCTTATTTTTTAAGTGGAAGTGGAAGTGGAGTTTTTAAGGCTAAATAATGAAAAAAACTATAGTAAAAAACAAAAAAGCTTTTTTTGATTATGAAATTTTGGAAAAATTTGAAGCAGGCATTGTTTTAAAAGGTTCTGAGGTGGTAGCATTAAGAGCTAGTAGAGCAAATTTAAAAGATTCTTTTGTGCGTATTATCAAAGGTGAAATTTTCTTACTTAATGCTCATATTTCTCATCTTAGCACCACACATTCATTTTACAAACATGATGAAAAAGGTGCACGAAAACTTTTAATGCATAAAAAGCAAATCGATAGACTTTTTGGTAAAATTAGCACCCAAGGCTTTACTATAGTGCCCTTAGAACTTTATTTTAATGAAAAAAATAAAGCAAAAGTTTTAATAGCCTTAGCTAAAGGAAAAAACTTACACGATAAAAGAGAAAGCTTAAAGAAAAAACAAGCAGATCTTGAAGCAAGAGCTGCTATGAAAAATCATTATTAAAAAAAGGATTTTGATGAAAAAATTTGCTTATTTATTTTTTATATTTGCTTTTGCATTTTTAATAAGTGCTTGCTCAAGTGAAGAAAAAATCGAAAATGAATTTGCTTTTGCTGAGTATAAAGTGGGTGATGAAATTCTTTTAAAAAGTGTCAATGGTGGTGAAAAAACCTTAGTAAGAACACAAAATGGTTTTATGATAAAGGGCGAAGAGAATAAAATTTTAATGTTTGATTTTTTTGGAACCTTTTGCACGCCTTGCCAAGAAGAAGCTGCCCATCTAACAAGCTTATGGCAAAAAAATACAGATAATTTTATTATCGTAGGGCTTAGTCATTTTGAAAATGTAAGCGATCAAACTGTAAAAGATTTTGCTATTAAATATGGGGCGTATTATTTTTTAAGCAATTCTAAAGAAAATGATAGAATTGTCGCGCAAGCTTTAAAAGATATTAACTATCAAAGCATGGAACAACTTCCTTTTAAAGTAGTTTTAAAAGATGGTATTTATCAAGATTTAACAGACTTTTGGAATAAAGACTCAAAAAGCTATGTGAAATATTATCTTGGAAAAGTTTCCACTGAGATTATGCAAGAAGATATTAATAGGATATTAAATGGGTCTAAAAAGTGAAATTTTAGAACAACAAAAACTAGCAGAACCTAAAATGTTTAAGGTTTTGCTTTTAAATGATGATATTACCACCATGGATTTTGTAATTGAAATTTTAATGAATATTTTTCATCATGATTTTGAAAAAGCAAGCGCAATTATGCTTGAAATCCATCATCAAGGAAGCGGGGTTTGTGGCATATACACAGAAGAAATTGCACTTAGCAAAAAACAGCAAGTTGACATGGCAGCAAAAAATAATGATTTTCCACTCCAAACAAGGATAGAAGAACAATGAAATATAAAGAATTGATTGACTCATTTATACCAAATGCAAGACATTTAAGCTTTATCAATCATCATGAATTTATCACTTGTGAGCATTTACTTTTTGCTTTAGTTAAACTTAGCAATGATTTTAAAAATCTACTTGAAGAAATCGGAGATGGTGATTTACAAGGCTTTGAAAATGAATTAAAAAATTATCTGGCTAAAAATAATGAAATTTTAAAAAAAGAAATAGAACCTATTTTTTCTGTAATTTTGGAAAATATATTACACAAGCTAAATGCGAAAAATCAAACAAGCGTGATTGATTTTATCATCGCACTTTGTAAAGAAGAAAAAGCTTATTCTTATAATATTTTAAAAAAACACCTAATAGAAGAAGAAAAAATAAAAGAATTGTTACAAAATGCTGAATTTAAAAATTTAAAAACCCATACTATAGAGCTAGTTGAACTTGCAAAAAAAGGTAAAATAGATCCTGTTATAGGTAGGAAATTTGAACTTGAAAGAATGATGCAAATT
This genomic stretch from Campylobacter lari subsp. concheus harbors:
- a CDS encoding ATP-dependent Clp protease adaptor ClpS, with amino-acid sequence MGLKSEILEQQKLAEPKMFKVLLLNDDITTMDFVIEILMNIFHHDFEKASAIMLEIHHQGSGVCGIYTEEIALSKKQQVDMAAKNNDFPLQTRIEEQ
- a CDS encoding thioredoxin domain-containing protein — protein: MKKFAYLFFIFAFAFLISACSSEEKIENEFAFAEYKVGDEILLKSVNGGEKTLVRTQNGFMIKGEENKILMFDFFGTFCTPCQEEAAHLTSLWQKNTDNFIIVGLSHFENVSDQTVKDFAIKYGAYYFLSNSKENDRIVAQALKDINYQSMEQLPFKVVLKDGIYQDLTDFWNKDSKSYVKYYLGKVSTEIMQEDINRILNGSKK
- a CDS encoding 4-(cytidine 5'-diphospho)-2-C-methyl-D-erythritol kinase, whose amino-acid sequence is MKAYAKANIFLKIIGIDSKSYHLLQSRFVLLKDIFDELSFSDTKTKEGFEITGNFTQDIIIHKAYKELENLGFSNELNEFFKDKSLKLIKNIPIGGGLGGSSTDAVTFLLMVNETLNLKLSQQQLEQICQKLGSDLIFFLSGYNSANVSGCGEIVEYFEDDFSQLDFTFPAIECSSAKVYKAFDESPYDLKANLNLTKTLKTLKTSEILEYKNTDLNDLFAPCVKIYPKMQTFLNEAYFLSGSGSGVFKAK
- the smpB gene encoding SsrA-binding protein SmpB, with the protein product MKKTIVKNKKAFFDYEILEKFEAGIVLKGSEVVALRASRANLKDSFVRIIKGEIFLLNAHISHLSTTHSFYKHDEKGARKLLMHKKQIDRLFGKISTQGFTIVPLELYFNEKNKAKVLIALAKGKNLHDKRESLKKKQADLEARAAMKNHY